ATGCGGCCCCGGGCCTTTCAACGCACTGCAGTCGATGTTAGCTTTAATTTTGAGGAAATAATAAAAGGCATAAACTGAGATAGGAGGGCAAAGAGTGCACGCTGCGTTGGGCATGGGCTGTAGATTGTAATGGTATGTGACAGCTTTACCACAGAGGTCAGTTGTGGTTTTAACAAAACCTCCGCCGAACAGAACAGTAATATGGCTACTGACTGGCCACAGAAACTCTGCCCTGATTTTCATGTATATAAatagattttcattttgttcccTTCCCACAGTTTCACAGCCAACAAACAGCTGTCCTGAGTAGGAAAATTTTACAATTTGAGTATTTTCTAGCTATGCTCAGATGCAAAACACgcaaattcttttcttttagtgGCCTCCATTACGTGAATGCACTTATTATTTATATGGTCAAAAATCAGGTTTTGTACATTTACAGGAAGCTACTTACATTAACAAATACACTTTCATGTATGTTGTGTGGCCCATTGAGatgattagcctagcttaaaCTGCTAAACAGCTAGCTTGGGTCTCTCTTATGCTCAGTAATTAATACGTTATATCTGTTAATAAGTGTTTGTATGACTATTTTCTAACACTGGACGGCGCTATGTTAGCTGATTAGCTTCTGCTACCAGATTTTATGCTAATCTAGAACTAATTTGCCTCCCAGTTGTAACTGCATACTTAATGCACAGATATGAAAGGGTTATCCTCTCATCTAACCTGCAAATCAAAtaggaaaatgaaatattaaaaattgtttaaaatttcCAACAATTCTTTTAATGGTTTATCAGAAGGTTACAATGCTGTCCTACAGATACAGCTGGGAATATGCATAACTGATAAAACaattgtgctgtttgtttagcGCATGACATTTAGACAGTATCAGAATTTTTCATATAATTCAAACTTCAAATGTTGAACACATTTTCTAGATTTGACATTAACGGTGAATTTGAGGTGAAAGTTAATTGGAAAGATGGAAAACAGATTTGCCACAACAAAGGTATCCTGCCACAGTtggttcattttaaaaatgttctctGATCTATAATAAACTCTATTCTCAGCATCACCCCAACAACCCCACAACAaaattaattgtgtgtgtgtgtaacatgcTTAATGCAGGAGCGCTATTTCTGGTGTGTTTAAGCTGCCGTGCAGTGTTCCCCTCTCCTCaagctgtatgtgtgtttattgtgtgtcaAACAGAGGGTTGTAAAAATGCTTTATGGCGTCTCCTGAAACATTGACCTTTCCAGAAAACCACTGATCTGTTCAAAACAACATGATATACGATGTGCATGTGTACAAAATCAGGTGTGTGCAAACGTTTCTGTGTGGTTATGCGTGCACATGGTTACGTGTGTGTGACACATGATGTACAGCCAGTAACATTCTATCCCACCAGCCATCATTAACTCTGATGTCCAGCCAAATGTTGTTATGTATGGTCGACTGCATGATGTACTGTCAGAGATATAATGGAGTGGCTACTGTAATGAACTTGCTGAGTGCTTGATGTACGGGTCTCTGCTGGAGGGAGAGAAGTAAATACTATGACTGTGATGGCAACGATTACagagatgataatgatgatgacggtgatgatgatgatgatgatgatgaaatttCCCTCCTCACCTGCAGATGAAAGTGCAATTTCTAGAGGGGGGGGTGACAAAGAGGGGAGGACAAGAAGGAATAGATGAAGAAAGCAGTttgaggagatggaggaagaggaaacaagaggagggaaggaaggagagaaatgaTAGCCTGCCACTGTAGCAAACTTTGATGTTCTGACAGGAGGGAGACAGTGCaaatgttgttgatgatgatgatgatggtgatgatgataatgaatggCGTGGATGATGGAGAAGTTCCCACAGTCCTTAAAGTCTTTTATTATTGAAGATCTGTAGACCCACAGGATGTCCTTGTGGTCACAGTACGACACCCTGTTGGCCAACATCCAGCCTGCCTTTGTGTCCTTGAGCAGTGCTGTTCAGCAGCTGACTGAACGCTCTGATCTTTCTGAAGGGGAGTGTTAGTGAAAAGAAAATTCTTTTTGTGAGATCAAAAAGCACTATTATATCACCAAAATGATGGAGATGAATGGGAAGGGAACAAAGTAACAGGTGAGAATTTTGTGGATATttaagaagaggagaggaacaaaggagggcaagaagaaaaaggagagtgACTGATGGAGAATAAAGGGCGAAAGAAGAAATAGCCAAAAAGATGTTTATGGTGAGGTGCTTTTCTGATCACTAGaactaaaaacaaatgatgcaCAAAGGGATTTCTAACCTTCAGCTTATCACTACTGAAGCAATATTGTACTATGTTACAGCAATACCTAAATGCcactgtatgtatctgtgtatcTAAGACCATGCATCTTTCATGTGTTTTGCATTGACAATATGCACAGTATTGATATTCATGCAAAATTAAACAGCCCACAGCGACAGAACTGAAATCTCTTACCCTCCATattctccttccctctccctgtctctctctctcacactcacacacacacacacacagagacacacacacacacacacacacacacacacacacaacacacacacacacacacacacacacacacacacacacacacacacacacacacacacacacacacacacacacacacacacacacacactgcagctatCCATCTTCCCAAACACAGTCTAACTCTGCCCCCTAATGGCTCACGGTCTAACTTACTTTCCTGAGGAATTTTACCTCTATTTCCAATTCTTCTTACAGTAACTGAATTAGTTATATCGAAGAAAGAGACTGTGATCATAAATATTACAATGACCTCCCTATAAGCTTGAATGCAGATACAGTACCGGGAAAGACAGCTAATTAACCTTTTTATTGTATCACTCCAAGCACTGACGACATTGTAAGAAATAAGAGCACCAAATGAACAGATCCTTCATTAAATGAATCTCACATGTAATCAACAGAGTTCCCTTTCACGAGTGTTGACTCCACAGCACTGAGTGTATAGTGTAATAATGCACTGACCACAGGTGGAGCGCATTGAGGAAATTATTTAATCTTCTCTTAActtttgatttgtttcagtAGTACTTCAATTAATTTTGAGTGCCttgatttgaatttaaattttgtttcaATTTTAAAGATGTCAGtgcttgttttaatttttactaAACAACATGACTGTTGCTTCAAATTCAATCAGTTACAAAACAATCAATTGCATTGTACAAATAAGTTTAAATTTTAGATTAAATCAAGCTTCTCAATCCAAGTCGTGTCTTGTTGGAAATCCGAAACAAAAAGCATGGTAGGATGGTTTTTACACTaaaccttttcatttctttgaaaTGCTCTTGGAACGGTGAAAGCACCCTGAGCcataaaaactacagtattaTATTATTCTTAGACAAAAAGGAGTTTCACCAACCCTAAggtgttttttcttcatgttttaaagTGTTGGGTGTATTTTTCTCTTAAACATGCAGCGTGTCCTCTTTGCAGCCACAGAACGGAAAGGTCCCACAGCAGGGCTGAAGCCAGGGTCTCCACAGAATCTTGTCCCAAGTCATCTGGCTTTCAACGCCGTGTGCATCTGCATCGTCAGacacctgtttgtttgtgagagTACTTTGATGCCGCTCCACAGCTTTGGCAGTCTGTTCAAGGATTTCAGCATATCGTGGCTCAGTATCAGGGGTCAGTGGGCGGGACTCTGAGGGGTCGTGGAAAATGTCATACAACAGCGGTGGATGGTGGTGCGTCACATGTGCACCGTGACATAGACAGACCTTAGTGTCATAGCATCCACCCGCTCCAGGGGGAGAAAAGTTGGGAGTGAAAAAGTGCACCTTGAAGATGGAGTCACCTGGAAGGAAAGACACACCAGGTAACACACATATTCACCATATACTAAGACACAGTAAACCCCAATAAAATCCccatataaatatttaacattttcaaattcttACTTCCCATTTTCATTACGTCTGGTCCAAGAGAAATGGTTCTGATTTGTATGTGGTTCTAAATTTCAAAGTGCTATGAGTGGAAGGACATCTAACATGATAACATTTTTAGTGCACTAAGCTATAAGAGCGCAGTGCTGTAAAATAATTCTAATACTGtgaataaatatacatacactCACGGACACAgtacaatatattttatgtcaGCCTAAATCGGCTGAAGGTAATGGCTGCTCTTTATGTCAAATAAAATCCCAGAAACAGAATTCAGTAGGAACTGGAGTCAATAAGATGTCCTAGAGTCAGAACCATAGAAACATAAACAACCACCATCTTCAAAGTTTGAATTCTCAGCTACATTCACTCTCTAGCAAGCAAGTCAAAGGGTTTGTATTTTCTCTTGTTCAATTCATTTTAGTTTGGGAAATTTTGTTGCAGAGAGCATCAGATaaggcagtttgttttttagtttaaaTTGAAAgtacagtttttctgttttaaagctAAAGTTACATCAACCCTTTGTGGCCTTATATGCAGAATAAATAATCACACCCTTTGACagtcaaatatatttttctgcCAGGTGTTTTGGAACATCTCTGTGTCAACAGTGTGCGTGAACCTACTGCCAGGTGGGTGCCAGCGGACTGCGTTCAGGTAGATGCCGCAGTAGTGGAACATGAATTCGTGGTCTGATCGCTCTACTTTCCCCTCCAACAGTGGCATTAGGTTATAGCCATCTAAATGTCTGGGAGAAAGACACAATAAAGGGAGATAGAGGGCAGAGAGCAAAGTTTGATGAGATACAGAGTGCTTTAAAATTGAGGGACAGAACATAAACACAGCACTACATGCAGAGGAGATACTACACTTGTGACCTTTTAATGACGTGAAGTATTTCACATTGTAAATATCAATCTTTGCTCACCGTCACACAGAAGGTCAGACAGGATGTGTGGCAGGAGCTATTtattaatgttgaaataaaaatttacattttgaaaaatttgaataaatgtaatgctGAGATTACTAAAGTCCCATATAAAGGTTAGTATGttagaaacacaaagagacaagcctgttatataaaaataaataacaggtacaaaagttttttttgtcttaatgaCATAACAAAATAAGAATTTACCATATCATCTCTGACTATCTTTATGCCACCTACAATGCTCTCTAAATTAGTACCCACACAGCAACCTTCTCCCAAACAAAAGACATGGTTGTTTACAGATAATGAGGTACTTTCGGATTCACATTATAATCATGTTGCtgcaaaacatttgaattattatGCTCAGGTTTAGAGTAATTGTATGGTCTTTTCTCCCCTGTTTATGTAACTCTGTAATATGGTTCGGTGCGTCATTGTATTTATCAAATACTGCAACAGATGTTTTTCAACctttccaagaaaaaaaacaaactggagaAACAAATGAGAATGAACAAGAGTACACACAATACAATGAAAGCACAGATATCAGCCAGTCTGTACCTGTCTGGTTGAGTGTCCTCGGCTAAATACTTCAGGGTAGGGTACAGGTCCATAAGACTAGTGGGTTCGTCTACTACTCTCCCAGCTGCCAGTCTGCCAGGCCAGCGGAAAATACCAGGTACTCTTATCCCACCCTCCCAGCCCCCCATAGCCTTCCCACCTATAGGTGAGACATtaagacacaacacaacacatcttATTATATCATGTCAGGGAAACATCTGAAGGTTTGCTCTAAATACATAAAAGATTACAGTGACATCATCTACCTTTATAGATGCTGTTCCAGCCTCCTCTCTGGCCCATTACAGAGTTAGCATCCTCTAGGTGTCCACCATGGTCTGATGTAAAGTACATCAGGGTATTGTTGGCTAGACCAAGGGAGtctactgtctctgtcaccTTACCTACAAAACATAATATAGCATTAGAGATGGTTGGTAATACATCATGTGAGGGACCTGTTCTGGCTTTCCTCGTGGTTTAAGTGTAATTCTGGTAAATTACAACTTAAAACTTCTTTTCTCCTTTACTAGAATGGCAACATATTGCAACAGTGAAATCAGATGGGGCAAGAAACGCAATCAGACAGGGTGTAAACAAACCAGCAATTTAGGCAAATTATCTAAAACACTGTACGTGGAGGTACAACTGAAAGAGGGTTGTAATATTCATCATAAGAAACACCATATCCTCAGATCAGCTGAAACAGACGCATAGGGCCCTCAAACTACCACTACAGGCCACTGTATGAtgtttaacctcctaggacctggcgtccacatatgtggacctcacattttgggttctctagaccacaatactaactttttctcaacaagggcctggtgaccacatatgaggatattatactgccactcagtaatcgaaatttaaaactaatgtcctcatatgtggacatcatttttctcaggtcccaatcagcctatatagcaaagaatagagctcgggtcttaggaggttaagaaTGCAAGCTAGTATTAACCCATCCTCTTTACAGCCCTGACTCACCGATGATCCAGTCCACTTCCTCTATGTTGTCACCGTAGCAACCATGGCGACTTTTGCCGGCAAAGGCAGGGGTTTTGAAGAGTGGTGTGTGGACATGGGCAagtgagaagaagaggaggaatggACGATCAACGTTGCTGTGGAGGAAGTGAGAAGCTCTCTCATCAGGCATGTGTGGCATTttgaatattaaacatttacaatgttgtatttattttgaaggataaGGTgacactgtatttttcttattgacaGTAAATCCTACAAACAGTGTTTCATCAGTGAGCCACATACTGACTCGCTGCTTCAGGAGAATAAACATCGgggtttgtttattttgagtcaatcccacatacactgtcctgGTAGTGTAAACACTCACTATCGCACCACATGTGCATTCATTCGTTGCTGAAAACAGTACAATGCCCAGGTGACTCAGGAATGcaacaatatattttctttttttaaagatttatgtcttcagtagAAACAAACAGGCTTTGGGCTGAGTGCCACAAACAGGATGAAAGTAACGAGAGATAGACTAACACATCCTCAGTATCGATCTTTTTCGGGTTCCCAACTAGAGCCTTATCCTTTAAGTTGCCTTTCTGAAATCTAAAGTCCATTTTCTCAACTTAGAAAGTGAAAATCATAAACACTGTTGGGGATCAATGTTGTCTCTGTGGTCTGGTCAAGTCTAGTAAATTAGTTATCCAACCacatgtatactgtatgtgaaatatgaaacagcTCTGATCAGATCGTAAATATAAGacttttggggttttttgttttagttattttgCTGGCTCATTCCTACCTCTTTATAAAATTTTGTGCTTCTCCCAGCAACCTCTGGGGCAGCGTCTCCACTGTCATTGGCTGTTCAATCACGTCTCGGTTCCTCATAATGATGCAGTTCCAGGTCGGCAGGAGTTTAAAGGGCACATACCACACGGCGGTTGCTAGGATACTGAGACAGAAAAGTGCTACCAGGAGCCACAGGCTGACATCAAGGAGgccacacacacggacacacacctgaaagtacacagcacattcacacacaaaatggaTCCACTGTCATACAATGCACAAGCACCTATTAATGTGTAACTTCCTGTGATGTGTGTCTGCTACACAATTgtacacatgttcacacaatTTTCCATCTGGGAAGTTATTactatatttaaaatgttgaacataaaataaaatatatatagtttgtattaaaatgtaatatacaaAAGGTACGAAATAAAACTAGAAAAGTAAACAACGTTTTTAAGGTAATGCAGGTTGCTCCCACAATCCTAATCTTCCATTGCTGATTGCGAAATATCTCCCTCAATAAGTTCAATTCACATTCATGTCTCATTGTGTTCATTGACAGGGTGTTGAGTTTTActtccatgtgtgtttttaaatgaagcatCTTAATACCAAGGATATTTTTTTCAGAGGAATACCACAGTGATTTTTGAGCACATTTGTTCTGTTATTGTACTGGACCGCATTGTACTGTAAGCTTTTGATATATTTCTATTCCCACTAATATACTACACTAAAAACCTAAGAGAATTAGCACAGTCAAATCAAAACCTCTCAGGCAATGTCTCAACCTCCTATGCCCCTATGTAACATCAACATCCCCAGTGGTATCATTTATTGTGGGGCTGCTTCACTGTATTGCACTAGACATGTAATGTAACATGGCACTTCACATTACATTGATTCTGTTGCAATGACATGAATTTGCCACTAGAGGATATCACAAACCATTACCGAAgcagttatttatttaagtgAAACAAGTAGTACATTGTGTCCTTTGTTCATACATACAGTGCAGTACTTAAATTTAGATCAGAAAATAGTTTTATAGAcctctgtctccctgcaggCCATTCTAAATTGTTGTAGTtctttattttgtattcatttatttttcctctttagaACAAATGCCTGTTTCAAGCCATCTTGCTTGCTCTACCTGCGGCACAGCTGGTTCCTATTTGTCTTAGTTACCATGGCCAGGTCCTCACCAAATTTTAGTTTCAACATTATTTTGCTTTCCCCTAAAACAGGTTTTCTGGCTGACGTCACTGTGAGTTTCACAATTGCAGCTTCTGTTCCCAATCTTTTTTTCAAACCCTGTGGCTCATGTCTAAGTGATTACACATTAGTTAGTTTGCTTTGGGGTGAACAGCACAGCAACtctttgttttcaaatttaGTCCTCGTTGTCTGGCAACCCagatgtatgtgtctgtttttgtcttttattttgttctctaGACCAGTCATCTTTTTCTCATATTATCTACATGTCTTTTTTCAGATCCACCTTTGTGTGATCATCTCTAAGGAAagggaaataaaagctgaaatgacaCAGAATCGGCCTTACCAGTGTGAAAAGACCAACTCCAAGTATACTGAGCAGATTTTGGAGTGTGTGC
This genomic interval from Seriola aureovittata isolate HTS-2021-v1 ecotype China chromosome 11, ASM2101889v1, whole genome shotgun sequence contains the following:
- the arsh gene encoding arylsulfatase D yields the protein MRFPLLAPLLLSLLHTAGSEVTVEEVDSKPNFVLMMVDDLGIGDVGCYGNNTIRTPNIDRLASEGVKLTQHIAAAPLCTPSRAAFMTGRYALRSGMGSVGRVQVLLFLGGSGGLPTSEITFAKRLQQQGYTTGLVGKWHLGVNCEHRGDHCHHPNQHGFSYFYGLPFTLFNDCLPGHGSDILADLQHTLQNLLSILGVGLFTLVCVRVCGLLDVSLWLLVALFCLSILATAVWYVPFKLLPTWNCIIMRNRDVIEQPMTVETLPQRLLGEAQNFIKSNVDRPFLLFFSLAHVHTPLFKTPAFAGKSRHGCYGDNIEEVDWIIGKVTETVDSLGLANNTLMYFTSDHGGHLEDANSVMGQRGGWNSIYKGGKAMGGWEGGIRVPGIFRWPGRLAAGRVVDEPTSLMDLYPTLKYLAEDTQPDRHLDGYNLMPLLEGKVERSDHEFMFHYCGIYLNAVRWHPPGSDSIFKVHFFTPNFSPPGAGGCYDTKVCLCHGAHVTHHHPPLLYDIFHDPSESRPLTPDTEPRYAEILEQTAKAVERHQSTLTNKQVSDDADAHGVESQMTWDKILWRPWLQPCCGTFPFCGCKEDTLHV